The genomic DNA AACATTGTATAGTAGTATATATCCACTGTACTGAATGCTttgattgtttcagttttgtgaCAGTTTCAGTCATCAGAGTTAGATTTGTATATTCTTGAGTCTTTTGATGAGTTATTTCTGTtgtgaatgtgttgttttattctttggAAACAAGTGTTTTACtatagttttaatttaattcagtgTTTAATTCTGACAGAGCTtctgcagactgtgtgtgtcattttggtGGTGTATACATGGATTGATAAATTGTAATGTTGAGATGATCAGTGTAAAATAAACACCAGTACAATTGTGTTGAATCAACtctatttaataaaatgtacatttgatgGATGCTGCTTGTCATGATGTGCATTGAATCACCAgcagtttttatttcaaatgtatgtTAGTCAGAAAAAGAGATACAGGTTATTTCAGTCTCTTTACATGCATCTATCAAATAGTAATGTGACTTTTCAAAAGGTAAAAGCTTTCAACACGTCCAGTTTTTGCTAAATACAACCCAcctcagtttctttttttgaaaacaTCAAATTTCTCACTGAATTTTTTTCAACTTCAGTTTTCAGACCACAGTCTCATGATCTTTGTGTTTCATCTTCAACATTTATGTACAGTCCTAActtatttaattcatattttcttttatatgaCAAATTAACTAACTGTAGAAACCTGAAACAACCTCATACCACCCTGatgaaaaaaagccaaaacatgTGGGTAATAAATTTGATGTAGTCGTGTTAATTCTCACACTGGTCTGTACTTCGCTGTGTGTGATCTCAGAATAAGAAATGTGAATCAGACGAAGAGATGGATAAACTTTTCCCTCCTATGAATTGACTGAATTACTGAATGCTCCAAGGGACAATTTAATATTACAGTTTGTATTTTGTAATTTAAAtttcaaaagaaacaaaacacatattaaacatagcAGTCTGTTATAGACACACTCATTAAGAGAAGACGTACTCAGGGTTTGTGTAGAAAGAGCTGTAGTGATGAGACTCTAAAATTGTTCTGTTCTTAAGATTTGATGAACATGTTTAGTCAGTCAGCACTGAAGGTTACATACATAACAGCATGGATACTTTGTTGTTCCTGTTGCAGCCACGAGATGGACacaaagtgcacattttgttcAAAGCCTGGTCATCTTGAACACTCAATATTATTGTTTGATCAATAGTACCAACTCTGTACCAAAATCCTGAATAGAAAAAGTCAGTTCTGTGGCTCTTGATTATTTGTTTCATAAagcatgaatattaaaatcattgcagaaagaaaaatcaatgtACAAATTggattatatatatgtttttttcacacTCTATTCTGCTGTACTATCATTTAAACTCAGTTATCCAAGTTACAGATTAGTTCTACTAGATtattttgggttgttttttttcccaccaaaCACTTTACACCACAAACATTTCACTGTTAAAATGCAAATCAGTGACATCAGCGTAACTGACGTTAGCAACAGTGTGATTACATCTATGCAGTGGTACTGAATCCAGGACATCTTGTAGGAGTTGGCCTTTAAGTGCGGAGCTCCCTTGTGTCTCATGACAAACTCGATCCAGAACATGGCTCGGTCCAGAGGCTTCATGGGCTGGTCTCTGTGCAGCCTGGAGAGCTCCTGAATGTTCTTCCTGTAGGATGGCTCATAGAGCACCACCTTCAACACCTCCAGGAAGTTGTCTTTGTTCAAAGTGCCGATGTCCAGCACTTTGGCAACACCCTTCGCTCTCATTCTGAACAAGTTATCATCCTGGTCAAACATCAGAGGAAGGCCAACGATGGGAACTCCATGGTAGATGGCCTCTTGAAGTCCGTTGGTGCCTCCATGGGCCACAAACAATCTTGTCTTTGGGTGTCCTAAGAGGTCATTTTGGGGCAGCCAGTCCACCAGCAAGGTGTTGTTTCCCAGGGTGGACGGTCTCTTCCCAGTATGCCTCCAGATGACTTTCTGAGGTAATTGTGCAAAAGCAGCAGCCACATGTTCTGCTATATCCTCAGGGAGATTCCCCACCAAGGTCCCCAAGCTCATAATAATGACACCATGCTCCGCAGAGCTCTGGACAAATCCCTCCAGATCTTGAGGAAGCACTTTGGAGGGTTTACACTGAAACCCACCCATGTAAACAATGTTGGGCATGGTGGGACGAGGGAACTCAAAGGTGAAGTCAGTTCTCATCAGCCAAATATCTGCTGCCTGAACG from Scomber japonicus isolate fScoJap1 chromosome 9, fScoJap1.pri, whole genome shotgun sequence includes the following:
- the LOC128364547 gene encoding UDP-glucuronosyltransferase 2A1-like translates to MIHFRLVTMAALLCSLLSADGGKVLVFPVDGSHWVNMKVLIQELHSRGHNITVIIPKTSGYIKAESHQYQSITLDVVPGFEVNEMNNFTTKMIQLRREFHISALAYFKAGDEFMKVIDHGHKAVVDQMQKLFEDAKLMQFFQEAKYDVLLTDPCFGGGVLLAHRLGLPLVFNVRWTIMEDGHHTVAPSPLSYVPIAGSELTDKMSFWQRVKNVFFSLMVLNNRNMIKDSHYTPFVHRHFGPDVHYDELVQAADIWLMRTDFTFEFPRPTMPNIVYMGGFQCKPSKVLPQDLEGFVQSSAEHGVIIMSLGTLVGNLPEDIAEHVAAAFAQLPQKVIWRHTGKRPSTLGNNTLLVDWLPQNDLLGHPKTRLFVAHGGTNGLQEAIYHGVPIVGLPLMFDQDDNLFRMRAKGVAKVLDIGTLNKDNFLEVLKVVLYEPSYRKNIQELSRLHRDQPMKPLDRAMFWIEFVMRHKGAPHLKANSYKMSWIQYHCIDVITLLLTSVTLMSLICILTVKCLWCKVFGGKKNNPK